A genomic stretch from Sceloporus undulatus isolate JIND9_A2432 ecotype Alabama chromosome 5, SceUnd_v1.1, whole genome shotgun sequence includes:
- the FGF23 gene encoding fibroblast growth factor 23 isoform X1 yields the protein MIQCNFLKFMLFAVYGWEAVADFPNASPLLNPNWGNTDSLLHLYTSTARNSFHLQINSNGYVDGSPYQTIYSALMIKSEATGYVVINGVKSGRFLCMDINGDIFGSHYFSYDDCTFKHWALENGYDVYQSPKYNYLVSLGKAKQPLFPNMNPPPYSQFLTRRNEIPLIQFNTPKPHRHTRDTNVDPCGSIISSGNIAKEHLPMQPLRDNSLVSSNAEDPNITTLKKRPWSPRIIVSI from the exons ATGATCCAGTGCAACTTCCTGAAATTCATGCTGTTTGCAGTATATGGTTGGGAGGCAGTTGCTGATTTCCCCAATGCCTCACCATTGCTCAACCCCAATTGGGGGAACACAGACAGCCTGCTGCACTTGTACACATCCACAGCAAGAAATAGCTTCCACCTGCAAATTAACTCCAATGGCTACGTGGATGGAAGTCCTTATCAAACCATTTACA GTGCCTTGATGATCAAATCTGAAGCTACTGGTTATGTAGTAATAAATGGTGTGAAAAGTGGACGCTTCCTTTGTATGGACATCAATGGGGACATCTTTGGATCG cATTACTTCAGTTATGACGATTGCACTTTCAAACACTGGGCCCTGGAAAATGGTTATGATGTTTATCAGTCTCCCAAATACAATTATCTTGTAAGTTTAGGAAAAGCTAAACAACCTTTGTTTCCCAATATGAATCCACCACCCTACTCCCAGTTTTTGACCAGAAGGAATGAAATTCCTTTAATCCAATTCAACACACCAAAACCTCACAGACATACCAGAGATACCAATGTGGATCCCTGTGGTAGTATCATCTCATCTGGAAATATTGCTAAAGAACATTTACCAATGCAGCCATTAAGGGATAATAGTTTAGTGAGTTCAAATGCTGAAGACCCAAACATTACAACTCTCAAGAAAAGGCCTTGGAGTCCAAGAATAATAGTCAGTATCTGA
- the FGF23 gene encoding fibroblast growth factor 23 isoform X2 — MIQCNFLKFMLFAVYGWEAVADFPNASPLLNPNWGNTDSLLHLYTSTARNSFHLQINSNGYVDGSPYQTIYSALMIKSEATGYVVINGVKSGRFLCMDINGDIFGSHYFSYDDCTFKHWALENGYDVYQSPKYNYLAYILATA; from the exons ATGATCCAGTGCAACTTCCTGAAATTCATGCTGTTTGCAGTATATGGTTGGGAGGCAGTTGCTGATTTCCCCAATGCCTCACCATTGCTCAACCCCAATTGGGGGAACACAGACAGCCTGCTGCACTTGTACACATCCACAGCAAGAAATAGCTTCCACCTGCAAATTAACTCCAATGGCTACGTGGATGGAAGTCCTTATCAAACCATTTACA GTGCCTTGATGATCAAATCTGAAGCTACTGGTTATGTAGTAATAAATGGTGTGAAAAGTGGACGCTTCCTTTGTATGGACATCAATGGGGACATCTTTGGATCG cATTACTTCAGTTATGACGATTGCACTTTCAAACACTGGGCCCTGGAAAATGGTTATGATGTTTATCAGTCTCCCAAATACAATTATCTT GCCTATATACTCGCAACAGCATGA
- the FGF23 gene encoding fibroblast growth factor 23 isoform X3, with protein MIQCNFLKFMLFAVYGWEAVADFPNASPLLNPNWGNTDSLLHLYTSTARNSFHLQINSNGYVDGSPYQTIYSALMIKSEATGYVVINGVKSGRFLCMDINGDIFGSHYFSYDDCTFKHWALENGYDVYQSPKYNYLP; from the exons ATGATCCAGTGCAACTTCCTGAAATTCATGCTGTTTGCAGTATATGGTTGGGAGGCAGTTGCTGATTTCCCCAATGCCTCACCATTGCTCAACCCCAATTGGGGGAACACAGACAGCCTGCTGCACTTGTACACATCCACAGCAAGAAATAGCTTCCACCTGCAAATTAACTCCAATGGCTACGTGGATGGAAGTCCTTATCAAACCATTTACA GTGCCTTGATGATCAAATCTGAAGCTACTGGTTATGTAGTAATAAATGGTGTGAAAAGTGGACGCTTCCTTTGTATGGACATCAATGGGGACATCTTTGGATCG cATTACTTCAGTTATGACGATTGCACTTTCAAACACTGGGCCCTGGAAAATGGTTATGATGTTTATCAGTCTCCCAAATACAATTATCTT